Proteins from a single region of Sneathiella aquimaris:
- the phnC gene encoding phosphonate ABC transporter ATP-binding protein produces MAEPASHTHESPTAVSDRQLVIKELTKEYKPGSPVLKGISLTLDANGITAIIGPSGTGKSTLIRCINRLIDPSSGEILFQGKDLAKLRGSSLRQARCNIGMVFQEYNLVERLSVMENVLSGRLGYVSAWRAWLRKFSAADVQTAFDLLDQVGMSDFADQRADALSGGQRQRVSIARALMQSPAIILADEPTSSLDPKTSVEILELMTEQARNREIPVIINIHDVSLAKRFADRIVGMSNGHVVFDGKPEDLQDEHLKAIYGGEDWLS; encoded by the coding sequence ATGGCCGAACCCGCAAGCCACACCCATGAGTCCCCGACGGCGGTGTCCGACCGCCAACTTGTCATCAAAGAACTGACCAAAGAATACAAACCCGGTTCGCCCGTATTGAAGGGCATCTCCCTCACATTGGATGCGAACGGGATTACCGCCATTATTGGGCCCAGCGGAACGGGTAAAAGTACTTTAATCCGCTGCATCAATCGCCTGATTGACCCCTCTTCCGGAGAAATCCTGTTTCAGGGCAAAGATCTTGCCAAATTGCGCGGCTCAAGCCTCAGGCAGGCGCGCTGCAATATCGGGATGGTTTTTCAGGAATATAATCTTGTGGAACGCCTGAGTGTCATGGAAAATGTCCTTAGTGGGCGTTTGGGATATGTCTCTGCTTGGCGCGCCTGGCTGCGTAAGTTTTCTGCGGCCGATGTCCAAACAGCTTTTGATCTTCTCGATCAGGTCGGGATGTCTGATTTTGCCGACCAGCGCGCAGATGCTCTTTCGGGAGGCCAAAGGCAGCGCGTCTCGATTGCCCGCGCGCTGATGCAATCACCTGCGATTATTCTGGCGGATGAGCCAACCTCCTCTCTTGATCCGAAGACATCTGTCGAAATTCTCGAACTTATGACCGAGCAGGCGCGGAACCGCGAGATCCCTGTTATCATTAACATTCATGATGTTTCCCTCGCCAAACGGTTCGCCGATCGAATTGTCGGGATGTCAAATGGGCATGTGGTCTTTGACGGGAAACCTGAAGACCTTCAGGACGAGCATCTAAAAGCCATCTATGGCGGTGAGGATTGGTTGTCATGA
- the phnE gene encoding phosphonate ABC transporter, permease protein PhnE, with protein MTDTTTVSQKGNLEKRQWTRFTPFERTARFLFYILVVSAIVLSLRTIEIIPEFLYDAPEQIADMFNRMWPPDQSYYPDTIHAALMETLHIATLGTLFAVLFAIPVGVMVAENVTPYKPLNWLARFILVSSRSINSLVWALLFVAIFGPGPLAGALAIAFRSIGFIGKLFGEALEESNRGPIEALQATGASKLSIMFMGYWPQVLPTFWSILLFRWDINIRESAVLGLVGAGGIGVALSTALELFYWDRVAMVLISMLVVVAAVELLVTQIRKRII; from the coding sequence ATGACAGACACAACGACTGTTTCCCAAAAGGGCAACCTTGAAAAGCGTCAATGGACCCGCTTCACACCCTTCGAACGGACCGCCCGCTTTCTGTTTTATATCCTTGTCGTCTCGGCCATTGTCCTCTCTTTGCGGACAATCGAAATCATCCCGGAATTCCTGTATGATGCACCGGAACAAATTGCGGATATGTTTAATCGGATGTGGCCGCCAGATCAGAGTTACTATCCGGACACCATCCATGCTGCATTGATGGAAACGCTTCATATCGCGACGCTCGGCACTCTTTTTGCTGTCCTCTTTGCGATCCCAGTGGGCGTGATGGTGGCCGAAAATGTCACCCCGTATAAACCGCTGAACTGGCTGGCCCGATTTATTCTCGTGTCCTCGCGCAGTATTAACTCATTGGTCTGGGCGTTGTTATTTGTTGCGATTTTCGGCCCCGGCCCGCTAGCGGGTGCGTTGGCCATTGCCTTTCGTTCCATTGGCTTTATCGGAAAACTGTTCGGTGAAGCGCTGGAAGAAAGCAACAGAGGCCCGATTGAGGCGCTTCAGGCAACGGGCGCGTCGAAACTCAGCATCATGTTCATGGGCTACTGGCCGCAGGTTCTGCCAACCTTCTGGTCTATTCTGCTGTTCCGCTGGGACATCAATATCCGGGAATCTGCGGTTCTTGGGCTTGTTGGTGCGGGCGGTATTGGCGTTGCCTTAAGTACAGCCCTGGAACTGTTCTATTGGGACAGGGTTGCCATGGTCCTGATCAGTATGTTGGTCGTGGTCGCCGCCGTAGAACTTCTGGTCACCCAAATTCGGAAACGAATTATCTGA
- a CDS encoding urease accessory protein UreE: MIIAYKVLKEEKWPGIPEDQITLEEEDRHRRRLLLKSDAGLEFLLSLEHAERLDHGDGLLLDNGQIIEVLAKPEPLYEVRAKDPLSLMKLAWHLGNRHQQTEIMIDHFRIRQDHVIADMLKGLGADVTEIEAPFSPVIGAYAKKHEH, from the coding sequence ATGATTATCGCGTATAAAGTTCTCAAAGAAGAAAAATGGCCCGGAATTCCCGAGGATCAGATTACTTTGGAAGAAGAAGACCGCCATCGCCGTCGCCTTCTGCTAAAAAGCGATGCAGGGCTGGAATTTTTGTTGTCGCTTGAACATGCAGAACGCCTGGACCATGGCGATGGTCTGCTTTTGGACAACGGGCAAATAATTGAAGTCCTGGCGAAACCAGAGCCTTTATATGAAGTCCGAGCGAAAGACCCCTTGTCCCTGATGAAGCTTGCCTGGCATCTTGGAAACCGGCATCAGCAAACAGAGATCATGATCGATCATTTCAGAATTCGGCAGGATCATGTCATTGCTGATATGCTAAAAGGGTTGGGCGCAGACGTTACCGAAATTGAGGCGCCATTTTCTCCAGTTATTGGGGCCTATGCCAAAAAACATGAACACTGA
- the ureG gene encoding urease accessory protein UreG: MTSPSPAKSSSAQPNGPMRIGIGGPVGVGKTTLTEKLCLALRDHFSVGVVTNDIYTQEDAMALVRRQALTEDRIVGIETGGCPHTAIREDATINLQAIDTLNERHPDLDIIFIESGGDNLAATFSPDLADLTLYVISVCQGDDIPRKGGPAITRSDLLIINKTDLAPYVGADLDRMKDDAAKLRQSKPHLFTDLSRNQGTDEIRDFICKMSGLPMIN, from the coding sequence ATGACTTCCCCCTCGCCTGCCAAATCATCCTCTGCCCAACCAAACGGTCCAATGCGTATTGGTATTGGTGGCCCTGTTGGCGTTGGAAAAACAACATTAACTGAAAAACTCTGCCTTGCTCTGCGGGATCATTTTTCCGTCGGTGTCGTGACCAATGATATCTATACCCAGGAAGACGCAATGGCCCTTGTTCGCCGGCAGGCTTTAACCGAAGATCGGATTGTCGGTATTGAAACCGGGGGCTGCCCCCATACGGCCATTCGCGAAGATGCAACCATCAACCTGCAAGCCATCGATACGCTGAATGAGCGGCATCCAGATCTGGATATCATTTTCATTGAATCCGGCGGTGATAATCTGGCAGCCACTTTTTCGCCAGATCTTGCCGATTTGACACTTTATGTCATTTCAGTCTGTCAGGGTGATGACATCCCCCGTAAAGGCGGACCTGCGATTACGCGATCTGACCTTCTGATCATCAATAAAACTGATCTTGCCCCCTATGTTGGTGCAGATCTGGATCGCATGAAAGACGATGCGGCGAAACTGCGTCAATCCAAACCTCATCTTTTTACTGACCTGTCCCGTAATCAGGGGACTGACGAAATTCGGGATTTTATTTGCAAGATGTCGGGTTTACCCATGATCAACTGA
- the phnE gene encoding phosphonate ABC transporter, permease protein PhnE: MSQISTTGKRKYVPKRNWLATISWVVLALYVMYVFSLFELSGERFVAGLGNGADFIGRMFPPNFERYNLLIEGLLESLQIGIIATTAGVLFSLPLGFLAARNLMPSWITWIARGIIVACRSFHPVIVAILFVKAVGFGALAGVLALIVASIGFIAKLFAEAIEEISLKQIEAIRATGASFPNIILFGVLPQVMGRFIGFVSYQLDSNLRNSTMVGLVGAGGIGGTLFAAFQRFDYDFVAAILISIIAVIMAGEGINNIMRKLYR; the protein is encoded by the coding sequence ATGAGCCAGATATCAACCACAGGAAAACGCAAATATGTCCCAAAGCGGAATTGGCTTGCGACCATAAGCTGGGTCGTTCTTGCGCTTTATGTGATGTATGTTTTCAGCCTGTTTGAACTTAGCGGCGAGCGGTTTGTTGCAGGTCTGGGCAACGGCGCCGATTTTATTGGCCGTATGTTCCCTCCCAATTTTGAGCGGTATAACCTTCTGATCGAAGGGCTGCTGGAAAGTTTACAAATTGGAATTATCGCGACAACTGCGGGTGTCCTGTTTTCGTTGCCGCTTGGTTTTCTGGCGGCCCGAAACCTGATGCCCTCCTGGATTACCTGGATCGCCCGCGGTATTATTGTCGCTTGTCGGTCTTTCCATCCGGTGATTGTCGCAATCCTGTTTGTTAAAGCGGTTGGTTTTGGTGCACTAGCTGGTGTGTTGGCACTGATTGTTGCGTCAATTGGCTTTATCGCAAAACTGTTTGCCGAAGCCATCGAAGAAATTTCACTGAAACAGATTGAAGCCATCCGGGCGACGGGTGCTTCGTTCCCAAACATCATTTTGTTTGGCGTTCTGCCGCAAGTCATGGGCCGCTTTATCGGTTTTGTCTCCTATCAACTGGATTCAAACTTGCGGAATTCGACCATGGTCGGATTGGTCGGCGCAGGCGGCATTGGCGGCACTCTTTTCGCAGCCTTCCAGCGCTTTGATTACGATTTCGTCGCAGCCATTCTAATTTCAATCATCGCCGTTATCATGGCCGGTGAAGGCATCAACAATATTATGAGGAAACTGTATCGATGA
- a CDS encoding ATP-binding protein yields MKTLSPRSFSGIGARVNLVFAAISAIMLVVMLLSWLAFEELGGQINEINEVRVPSLSKTINLFSIADDFLDVGPDLAEARSESERQAISARMTDYLDRLSKLNELQNIEHEEQGNRERIEALIENLHTSLALLNGTAQYRLRLEASQDEALQRLKKSYRQFQDTVFKIVSAQESKVLPLEILQIERLARDFYDDLYYLTDVKSLERLEVVSAALAAKGQELLADIAASERQTPFLTRPARQLIKHLEGDGNLLFLRREQLKTALNIDRSLEKTRVKIVQIRLILALNMKATQNAIAQSSKEARKLISLRTTQLALSVGIVFVLSFIASLIFVRRSIVRRLTQLGDKMNRIAAGELDTMIDTSGTDEISHMAEALEVFRTTAREVEEQQTRAIIESSVAGLVMTDARGKIEFLSHTARTLFGYAYARQGPTPDLDITALVAPAEGTAVLKMLEESRTELDREEQATPTPVVREFKACRRDGSNFPSDVAVRGIQQRSGQKFIFTIYDVTDRKQAQENLEQTVADRTTELRRANEELRHENETRIRTESALRSTKEELIQASKLAALGKMASGISHEFNQPLMAVASWLHNVNLLLERGDYTDAGEALRNIQTQVERMIELASHLQTLARQPVLNFSPTDLGHVLGRALSLFQVRIAQEGAVIHNSHILDGIFVTTDGLRLEQVFINLIANALDATSRQNDKHLSLDLQEHQEGQVAISVYDNGPGIPEETLKNVFDPFYTTKEVGKGMGLGLSISYNIVRTLGGSLTVSNRAEGGACFTLILPKNTKAANLPLQAEEIW; encoded by the coding sequence ATGAAAACACTTTCGCCGCGCTCGTTCTCTGGAATTGGGGCTCGTGTAAATCTTGTATTTGCCGCTATCAGCGCGATCATGCTCGTCGTCATGCTGCTCTCCTGGCTTGCCTTTGAAGAGCTGGGCGGTCAAATCAATGAGATTAACGAAGTCCGCGTTCCCTCGTTATCAAAAACCATTAATCTGTTCAGTATTGCCGACGATTTTCTGGATGTTGGACCCGATCTGGCAGAGGCGAGATCAGAAAGCGAACGGCAGGCGATCTCAGCCCGCATGACCGATTATCTGGACCGCCTGAGTAAACTGAACGAGCTGCAGAATATCGAACATGAGGAACAGGGAAATCGCGAACGTATTGAGGCGCTGATTGAAAATCTGCATACAAGTTTGGCACTCCTGAACGGAACTGCACAATACCGATTGCGGTTAGAGGCCTCTCAAGATGAGGCGTTACAGCGCTTGAAAAAAAGCTACCGTCAGTTTCAAGATACGGTTTTCAAGATTGTCAGCGCACAGGAATCTAAGGTTCTGCCATTAGAAATCTTGCAAATTGAACGTTTGGCCCGCGATTTTTATGATGATTTGTATTATCTGACGGACGTTAAATCGCTGGAAAGGCTGGAGGTGGTTTCCGCCGCGCTGGCGGCTAAGGGACAGGAATTGCTTGCTGATATTGCAGCCTCTGAAAGGCAGACGCCTTTCCTGACAAGACCCGCCCGGCAACTGATCAAGCATCTGGAAGGGGATGGTAACCTTCTTTTTTTACGTCGGGAGCAATTGAAAACGGCGCTTAATATTGATCGAAGTCTGGAAAAAACACGGGTTAAAATTGTTCAGATCCGCCTGATCCTGGCGCTGAATATGAAGGCGACCCAGAACGCAATTGCGCAATCCTCGAAAGAAGCCCGAAAGCTTATTTCACTAAGAACAACACAATTGGCCCTGTCTGTCGGTATTGTTTTCGTTCTTTCATTTATCGCCAGTTTGATTTTTGTGCGACGGTCGATTGTTCGTCGGCTGACCCAGTTGGGGGATAAGATGAACCGTATCGCTGCGGGCGAGCTGGATACGATGATTGATACGAGCGGGACCGATGAAATTTCGCACATGGCCGAAGCATTGGAAGTCTTTAGAACGACAGCACGGGAAGTGGAGGAACAGCAAACTCGTGCCATTATTGAAAGTTCTGTTGCAGGTCTTGTGATGACGGATGCCAGGGGCAAAATCGAGTTTCTCAGTCATACCGCGCGTACATTGTTTGGATATGCCTATGCAAGGCAGGGACCAACCCCGGACCTTGATATTACAGCGCTGGTGGCGCCAGCCGAAGGGACAGCTGTATTGAAGATGCTGGAGGAAAGTCGCACTGAACTTGACCGGGAAGAACAGGCAACGCCGACGCCTGTGGTTCGGGAGTTTAAGGCCTGCAGGCGAGATGGAAGCAATTTCCCCAGTGATGTGGCGGTTCGCGGTATTCAGCAGCGTAGTGGACAAAAGTTTATTTTCACGATTTATGACGTTACAGATCGCAAACAGGCACAAGAAAATCTGGAACAAACAGTCGCGGACAGAACCACCGAGTTACGTCGGGCCAACGAGGAACTCCGCCATGAAAATGAGACAAGGATACGTACGGAAAGTGCTCTGCGAAGCACAAAGGAGGAACTGATACAGGCCAGTAAACTGGCTGCGTTGGGTAAAATGGCATCTGGTATTTCACACGAGTTTAACCAACCCCTGATGGCGGTCGCATCGTGGCTTCATAATGTGAATCTGCTTTTGGAACGAGGTGACTATACAGACGCTGGAGAAGCATTGCGAAATATTCAAACCCAGGTGGAGCGCATGATTGAACTTGCATCCCATCTTCAGACATTGGCCAGACAACCGGTCCTGAATTTTTCGCCAACCGATCTTGGTCATGTTTTGGGTCGGGCGCTCTCTTTGTTTCAGGTTCGGATCGCGCAGGAAGGTGCTGTTATTCACAATTCCCATATTCTTGACGGGATATTTGTGACCACGGATGGTCTGCGTCTGGAGCAGGTTTTTATCAACCTGATTGCCAACGCACTGGATGCAACGTCCCGGCAAAATGACAAACATTTAAGCCTCGATCTACAAGAGCATCAGGAAGGTCAGGTTGCCATTTCAGTCTATGATAATGGTCCCGGAATTCCAGAAGAGACGCTGAAAAATGTGTTCGATCCCTTCTACACAACTAAAGAGGTTGGTAAGGGAATGGGGCTGGGATTGTCAATTTCCTACAATATTGTGCGGACACTGGGCGGAAGCCTGACAGTTAGCAATCGTGCGGAAGGCGGCGCGTGCTTTACCCTGATTTTACCGAAGAATACAAAGGCCGCAAATCTTCCATTACAAGCAGAGGAAATTTGGTAA
- a CDS encoding sigma-54-dependent transcriptional regulator, producing the protein MSAGHEMPVGVYLVDDDQAILSSCAQSLQLAGFPVRTFNRAAQALGNLQENCPAIIVSDIRMPEMDGLALLKQAVDFDPELPVILLTGHGDVELAVGAMRMGAWDFLQKPLQPSRLIESVKRAVLHREVVLENRSLHREVQEIEQNGILYGGLIGNAPSMVALKDAIKNLAQVDANVLIRGETGAGKEAVARRLHDSGPRKDRNFVALNCGAMPLSIIESELFGHEKGAFTGAQNRRVGRLEHANGGTLFLDEVESMPMDIQVRFLRVLQDRVVEPIGGNRSVPLDIRVVAAAKADLYQLAQEGTFRADLYYRLHVAELSIPPLRDRKEDIPLLFRFFVEKAARRLGKTPPPISSLKDLEIIEYAWPGNVRELISAAERHVLGLPAVRMPHDEGLPQEESTELKARLEAYEKAIIMKTLAETEGSMQRTADSLGIPYKTLYLRLRKYGIDKKELS; encoded by the coding sequence ATGAGCGCTGGACACGAAATGCCAGTAGGTGTTTATTTGGTTGACGATGATCAGGCAATTTTAAGCAGCTGTGCACAAAGCCTGCAACTTGCCGGATTTCCTGTAAGAACCTTTAACCGGGCCGCACAGGCGCTCGGAAATTTACAGGAAAACTGCCCGGCAATTATCGTCAGTGACATTCGTATGCCTGAAATGGACGGATTGGCGCTTTTAAAACAGGCTGTTGACTTTGATCCTGAATTGCCGGTCATTCTGTTGACGGGGCACGGCGATGTTGAACTGGCTGTTGGTGCCATGCGGATGGGCGCCTGGGATTTCCTGCAAAAACCTCTTCAACCGTCGCGATTGATTGAGTCTGTCAAACGAGCTGTTCTGCATCGAGAGGTAGTCCTGGAGAACCGATCCTTACATCGGGAAGTGCAGGAGATTGAACAGAATGGCATTTTGTATGGGGGGCTGATCGGCAATGCTCCGTCGATGGTGGCGCTGAAAGACGCGATTAAAAACTTGGCTCAGGTCGATGCCAATGTGTTGATTCGCGGGGAAACGGGGGCGGGGAAAGAAGCCGTTGCCCGGCGGTTACATGACAGTGGTCCACGCAAAGACCGGAATTTTGTCGCTTTGAATTGCGGGGCAATGCCGTTGAGCATTATAGAGAGCGAGTTGTTCGGGCATGAGAAGGGGGCGTTTACCGGGGCGCAAAATCGGAGGGTCGGCCGTCTTGAGCACGCCAATGGCGGGACGTTGTTTTTGGATGAAGTTGAATCAATGCCCATGGATATCCAGGTCAGGTTTTTGCGGGTATTACAAGACCGGGTTGTTGAGCCAATTGGCGGGAACAGAAGTGTGCCACTGGATATCAGGGTTGTTGCTGCGGCTAAGGCTGATCTTTATCAGCTGGCTCAGGAGGGAACCTTTCGGGCTGATTTGTATTATCGCCTCCATGTCGCTGAACTCAGCATCCCGCCGCTTCGCGATCGTAAAGAAGACATTCCGCTGCTGTTTCGCTTTTTTGTTGAAAAGGCTGCGCGGCGTCTTGGCAAAACCCCTCCCCCGATTAGCAGTTTGAAAGATCTGGAAATTATTGAATATGCGTGGCCCGGTAATGTACGGGAACTGATCAGCGCAGCGGAACGGCATGTTCTTGGTCTACCGGCAGTTCGCATGCCACATGACGAAGGACTGCCGCAGGAAGAGAGTACTGAGTTGAAAGCCCGTCTGGAAGCCTATGAAAAGGCGATAATCATGAAAACTCTTGCTGAAACAGAAGGCTCCATGCAACGCACAGCAGACAGTTTGGGAATCCCGTATAAAACGCTTTATCTTCGGTTGCGCAAATACGGGATTGATAAAAAGGAGTTAAGCTAG
- a CDS encoding HAD-IIB family hydrolase codes for MTAFQNVRFILTDVDDTLTYESSLPAETFQALHNLREAGYIVIPVTGGCAGWCDQMARIWPVEAVIGENGAFYLRKDEQGHVHYCHWEDAAKQKQLQQKLLSLAADALQLVPKARLAKDQAYRLADAAIDYNQDVSGITKEEVAKIVSVFETAGANARPSSIHVNAWFGSYNKKMMALKLLKDCFDLDAEKAKEQVLYIGDAPNDEPMFEYFPISFGVANIRKVWDSLHHRPRWVTQSSGGYGFAEMADGLLSTDMASAKFSLA; via the coding sequence ATGACCGCGTTTCAGAATGTTCGCTTTATTCTTACCGATGTAGACGACACCCTAACCTATGAAAGTTCTCTGCCTGCGGAAACGTTTCAGGCTCTCCATAATCTGAGGGAGGCTGGTTATATTGTCATCCCGGTGACGGGAGGGTGCGCAGGATGGTGTGATCAAATGGCACGGATCTGGCCGGTAGAAGCGGTCATTGGTGAAAACGGGGCCTTTTATTTACGCAAAGACGAACAGGGCCATGTTCATTATTGCCATTGGGAGGATGCTGCGAAGCAGAAGCAACTCCAGCAAAAGCTGCTGTCTTTGGCGGCCGACGCCCTGCAACTGGTTCCAAAGGCACGATTAGCCAAAGATCAGGCTTACCGTCTGGCTGATGCGGCCATTGATTACAATCAGGATGTCTCAGGTATAACGAAAGAAGAAGTCGCAAAAATCGTTTCCGTGTTTGAAACGGCAGGGGCAAATGCACGTCCAAGCTCAATTCATGTAAACGCCTGGTTCGGGTCCTATAACAAGAAGATGATGGCCTTGAAATTACTGAAGGACTGTTTTGATCTGGACGCGGAAAAAGCCAAAGAACAAGTTCTTTACATTGGTGATGCGCCGAATGACGAGCCAATGTTCGAGTATTTTCCGATTAGCTTCGGTGTTGCCAACATCCGCAAGGTCTGGGACAGTTTACATCATCGCCCTCGCTGGGTGACCCAATCCAGTGGTGGATATGGCTTTGCTGAAATGGCCGACGGTTTATTGTCCACGGATATGGCCTCTGCCAAATTCAGCCTAGCTTAA
- the phnD gene encoding phosphate/phosphite/phosphonate ABC transporter substrate-binding protein, whose amino-acid sequence MTTPAHADCARGSLDEKFCDVDGDLVADPPMDESKWKDPSTLVFTYTPVEDPAVYRDAFADFQEYLSKATGKKVIYYTVQSNSAEIEAMRSGRLHIAGFSTGPTGFAVNLAGAVPIAVKGGPDGFQGYNLILITRKDSGIKSLADLKGKKVAHTSPSSNSGNLAPRALLPDEGITPDKDYTVAFSGKHDQSILGVVSGDYDAAPVASDVYERMVARGVVNADEIEILYRSPKFPTSSFAYAHDLKPELVHKIVGAFHTYRFPESMQKAFKGADRFYPITYKADWEVIRTIANATGASYDRKGLSAMAQKEAAKRAKKKQ is encoded by the coding sequence ATGACCACTCCCGCACATGCTGATTGTGCTCGTGGCTCACTTGATGAGAAATTTTGCGACGTTGATGGCGATCTGGTTGCGGATCCGCCAATGGACGAGTCAAAATGGAAGGACCCAAGCACTCTGGTGTTCACCTATACACCGGTTGAAGATCCTGCTGTGTATCGCGATGCGTTCGCTGATTTTCAGGAATATCTAAGCAAAGCAACAGGTAAAAAAGTTATTTATTACACTGTGCAGTCAAACTCTGCTGAAATTGAAGCCATGCGTTCTGGCCGTTTGCACATTGCCGGCTTTTCAACAGGACCAACAGGCTTTGCTGTAAATCTTGCCGGTGCCGTCCCGATTGCGGTTAAAGGTGGCCCGGATGGTTTCCAGGGTTACAACCTGATCCTGATTACCCGCAAAGACAGTGGTATCAAGTCACTGGCTGACCTGAAGGGCAAGAAAGTCGCGCACACGTCTCCATCGTCAAACTCCGGTAATCTTGCGCCACGTGCCTTGTTGCCAGATGAAGGCATTACACCGGACAAAGACTATACTGTTGCCTTCTCAGGCAAGCATGACCAGTCCATCCTGGGTGTTGTCTCTGGTGACTATGATGCGGCCCCTGTGGCCTCTGACGTTTATGAGCGTATGGTTGCTCGTGGTGTTGTCAATGCAGACGAGATTGAAATTCTATATCGCAGTCCAAAATTCCCAACTTCGTCATTTGCATATGCACATGATCTGAAGCCGGAACTGGTTCATAAAATTGTGGGTGCATTCCATACTTACCGTTTCCCTGAATCCATGCAAAAAGCCTTTAAAGGGGCTGATCGGTTCTATCCGATTACCTATAAAGCTGACTGGGAAGTGATCCGGACAATTGCCAATGCAACCGGCGCCTCATACGACCGTAAAGGGTTGAGTGCAATGGCCCAGAAAGAAGCGGCTAAACGCGCGAAGAAAAAACAATAG
- a CDS encoding urease accessory protein UreF, with the protein MNTEHDLKDSRALIRLLTWMSPAFPLGSFSYSHGLETVIQDGRCHSAATLQNWLETLLREGGAWSDAVFLCHAWQIKSNRFQNLKELNDLALAFAPSHERYVETVQQGNAFFTASKAWPRPLHETLERQGLKELAFPVAVGAIAKSNHIDQQSILLAYLHAFVANLCSVAMRLVPLGQSDGLAVQAALEGVLLDVADTAKTASLDALGGSAIHSDIAAMRHENLTTRIFRS; encoded by the coding sequence ATGAACACTGAACATGACCTTAAGGACAGCCGAGCGTTAATCCGACTTTTAACCTGGATGTCGCCGGCATTTCCTTTAGGCAGCTTTAGTTATAGCCACGGTTTGGAAACAGTTATTCAGGATGGCCGCTGTCACTCTGCCGCCACCCTGCAAAACTGGTTGGAAACACTTTTACGCGAAGGCGGAGCGTGGAGTGATGCGGTCTTTCTCTGTCATGCGTGGCAAATAAAAAGCAACCGATTTCAAAACCTCAAAGAATTAAATGACCTTGCACTGGCATTCGCACCGTCCCATGAGCGTTACGTGGAAACCGTGCAGCAGGGGAACGCCTTTTTTACAGCCAGTAAAGCTTGGCCCCGCCCCTTGCATGAAACATTGGAAAGACAGGGTTTAAAAGAACTCGCCTTTCCCGTCGCCGTTGGCGCCATTGCGAAAAGCAATCACATCGACCAACAATCGATCCTGCTTGCCTATTTGCACGCTTTTGTTGCCAATTTATGCTCAGTCGCGATGCGCCTTGTTCCTTTGGGGCAAAGTGATGGACTTGCCGTTCAGGCAGCCCTCGAAGGCGTTCTTCTCGATGTTGCTGATACAGCAAAAACAGCCTCTCTTGACGCATTAGGAGGCTCTGCAATTCACTCTGATATAGCGGCCATGCGCCATGAAAATCTAACAACCAGGATATTCAGATCATGA